The following coding sequences are from one Rathayibacter sp. VKM Ac-2760 window:
- a CDS encoding DUF308 domain-containing protein: MAEADTADRASGLWTLHLARAAVAAVAGIVITFSPDHGPAFGFAVFAGFAILSGAVALVIGLRALEGRGRTLALASAGVTLAAGVLALVALPVVALLPFIALIAGWALVSGSLEFSSGRRGTGLAARDAVIVGIGTALLGAVFALLPPHPVVSVGLLGAYAVMLAVFLAIAAFSLKWSAGADAAAPSTPATGGDR; the protein is encoded by the coding sequence GTGGCCGAAGCCGACACCGCCGACAGGGCCAGTGGCCTGTGGACCCTGCACCTCGCGCGCGCCGCCGTCGCGGCCGTCGCGGGGATCGTCATCACCTTCTCGCCCGACCACGGGCCCGCGTTCGGCTTCGCCGTCTTCGCGGGCTTCGCGATCCTCAGCGGGGCGGTCGCCCTCGTCATCGGCCTGCGCGCCCTCGAGGGACGCGGCCGCACCCTCGCCCTCGCCTCCGCGGGGGTCACCCTCGCCGCCGGCGTCCTCGCCCTCGTCGCCCTGCCGGTCGTGGCGCTGCTGCCCTTCATCGCGCTGATCGCCGGCTGGGCGCTCGTCTCCGGATCGCTCGAGTTCTCCAGCGGCCGCCGCGGCACCGGGCTCGCCGCCCGCGACGCGGTGATCGTCGGCATCGGCACCGCGCTGCTCGGCGCCGTCTTCGCCCTCCTCCCGCCGCACCCCGTCGTCTCGGTCGGACTCCTCGGCGCCTACGCCGTGATGCTCGCCGTCTTCCTCGCGATCGCCGCGTTCTCGCTCAAGTGGTCCGCCGGTGCCGATGCCGCCGCACCCTCCACCCCTGCCACCGGAGGAGACCGATGA
- a CDS encoding acyltransferase, which translates to MNGLDLAILAQRARDLAFSKLVAGGFHRFGKGSRICLPFRIGPGQGKRISIGENVLISANCMLLVPSDDAPTPALVIGDRVRINSTAITAVLSVVIEDGVDIARGVYISDHSHGFEDRTAYIRDQPLEKVAPVRIGAGAWIGENAVIMPGVTIGRGAVIGANAVVRQDVPDYSVAAGVPARILRTFA; encoded by the coding sequence TTGAACGGACTGGATCTCGCGATCCTCGCGCAGCGAGCACGCGATCTGGCCTTCAGCAAGCTGGTCGCCGGCGGTTTCCACCGCTTCGGCAAGGGTTCCCGCATCTGCCTGCCCTTCCGGATCGGTCCCGGTCAGGGCAAGCGGATCTCGATCGGCGAGAACGTGCTGATCAGCGCGAACTGCATGCTGCTCGTCCCCTCCGACGACGCGCCGACCCCCGCTCTCGTGATCGGGGACCGCGTCCGCATCAACTCGACCGCGATCACCGCCGTGCTCAGCGTGGTGATCGAGGACGGCGTCGACATCGCGCGCGGCGTCTACATCTCCGACCACTCCCACGGCTTCGAGGATCGGACGGCCTACATCCGGGACCAGCCTCTCGAGAAGGTCGCACCGGTGCGCATCGGCGCCGGTGCCTGGATCGGCGAGAACGCCGTGATCATGCCCGGTGTCACCATCGGGCGCGGTGCGGTCATCGGCGCGAACGCGGTCGTCCGCCAGGACGTCCCGGACTACTCGGTGGCGGCCGGCGTGCCCGCCCGCATCCTGAGGACGTTCGCATGA
- a CDS encoding glycosyltransferase, producing the protein MSQFLFVCSGGGHLKQLFTLSSRFGIDPADQHWVTFDNGLSRSLLADRKVTFSRFAAPRDALPIAQNAVLAHRLLAKGDYSGVFSTGSSPAVSFMPEASLRGIDCHYIESAARADGPSITGRIMSRLPGVNTYSQYPVWADERWSFGGSIFDAYTTGPDRPVTAIRRAVLSVGTQDLYPFDRLIAAAAPLLEGAEVLWQTGLADVSSYGIQGHVSVPHHDLQQAAEEADVVIAHAGTGAAITAIEAGKVPILVPRLVARGEHIDDHQIQIARELDQRGLAIAASPEELTPELLLLAASRTAGRATDVPPFRFSPSRARSKRRSGVAAPWRQERGDSRAGAV; encoded by the coding sequence ATGTCTCAGTTCCTGTTCGTCTGCTCCGGCGGAGGGCACCTCAAGCAGCTGTTCACGCTGTCCTCCCGCTTCGGGATCGACCCCGCCGACCAGCACTGGGTCACCTTCGACAACGGCCTCAGCCGCTCCCTCCTCGCCGACCGGAAGGTCACCTTCAGCCGCTTCGCCGCCCCGCGCGACGCCCTCCCCATCGCGCAGAACGCCGTGCTCGCGCACCGCCTGCTCGCGAAGGGCGACTACTCCGGCGTGTTCAGCACGGGCTCGAGCCCCGCCGTCTCCTTCATGCCGGAGGCGTCGCTGCGCGGCATCGACTGCCACTACATCGAGAGCGCCGCCCGCGCCGACGGACCCTCGATCACGGGCCGCATCATGTCGCGCCTGCCCGGCGTCAACACCTACTCGCAGTACCCGGTGTGGGCGGACGAGCGCTGGAGCTTCGGCGGCTCGATCTTCGACGCCTACACGACCGGTCCGGACAGGCCCGTCACGGCGATCCGCCGCGCGGTGCTCTCCGTCGGCACGCAGGACCTCTACCCCTTCGACCGGCTGATCGCCGCGGCCGCACCGCTGCTCGAGGGCGCGGAGGTGCTCTGGCAGACCGGCCTCGCCGACGTCTCGTCATACGGCATCCAGGGCCACGTCAGCGTGCCGCACCACGACCTGCAGCAGGCTGCGGAGGAGGCGGACGTCGTCATCGCGCACGCGGGCACGGGCGCCGCCATCACCGCCATCGAGGCGGGCAAGGTCCCGATCCTGGTCCCGCGCCTCGTCGCGCGCGGCGAGCACATCGACGACCACCAGATCCAGATCGCCCGCGAGCTCGACCAGCGCGGCCTCGCGATCGCGGCGAGCCCCGAGGAGCTGACTCCGGAGCTGCTGCTGCTCGCCGCGAGCCGCACGGCCGGTCGCGCGACCGACGTGCCGCCGTTCCGCTTCAGCCCGTCGCGCGCGCGCTCGAAGCGCCGCAGCGGCGTCGCCGCGCCGTGGCGCCAGGAGCGCGGCGACTCGCGCGCCGGCGCCGTCTGA
- a CDS encoding GDSL-type esterase/lipase family protein, with product MTRTTRTTRSRRAGVLAAVAVAAALLAGCTSAPAPAETTEPAASGELPFAAGSIAALGDSISVGVAACGQNKPCPSASWTTGEDETVDSVARRAGESVGAVPEIENVASKGATSAELPGQAEKAVAAAPDLVTVLIGANDVCRKNSADITTPDAFRANVTTALSTLSTGAPEATIFVSSVPNLLDFFETERGDAEAVSRWAGSSNCNSLLYQPTSDDADAQARRDNVSTTIDAYNDVLADVCGATAHCVYDQGALHDFDVTSDDISDVDHFHPSLAGQAKLADIAWTALLANAA from the coding sequence ATGACCCGCACGACCCGCACCACCCGCTCCCGTCGCGCAGGCGTCCTCGCCGCCGTGGCGGTCGCCGCCGCGCTGCTGGCCGGCTGCACCTCCGCCCCGGCTCCGGCCGAGACGACCGAGCCCGCCGCCTCGGGCGAGCTGCCGTTCGCGGCCGGCTCGATCGCCGCACTGGGCGACTCGATCTCGGTCGGCGTCGCCGCGTGCGGGCAGAACAAGCCCTGCCCGAGCGCGTCCTGGACCACCGGCGAGGACGAGACGGTCGACTCCGTCGCCCGCCGCGCCGGCGAGTCGGTCGGCGCCGTGCCCGAGATCGAGAACGTCGCCTCGAAGGGCGCGACCTCGGCCGAGCTGCCGGGCCAGGCCGAGAAGGCCGTCGCGGCCGCCCCGGACCTCGTCACCGTCCTGATCGGCGCGAACGACGTCTGCCGCAAGAACAGCGCCGACATCACCACGCCGGACGCGTTCCGCGCCAATGTGACGACGGCTCTCTCCACGCTCTCGACCGGCGCTCCGGAGGCGACGATCTTCGTCTCCTCCGTGCCGAACCTGCTCGACTTCTTCGAGACCGAGCGCGGCGACGCCGAAGCCGTCTCGCGCTGGGCCGGCAGCTCCAACTGCAACTCGCTGCTCTACCAGCCCACGTCGGACGACGCGGACGCGCAGGCCCGCCGCGACAACGTGTCGACGACGATCGACGCCTACAACGACGTCCTCGCCGACGTCTGCGGCGCGACCGCCCACTGCGTCTACGACCAGGGCGCCCTGCACGACTTCGACGTCACCTCCGACGACATCTCGGACGTGGACCACTTCCACCCGTCGCTCGCCGGCCAGGCGAAGCTCGCGGACATCGCCTGGACGGCGCTGCTGGCGAACGCCGCCTGA
- a CDS encoding lipopolysaccharide biosynthesis protein produces MEPRRDDARVTGSTPAGGSSARHGATASDAQIEAAIDDTAHTTETLATDAIAQSPTVGDGPNLPPARPGSDLGHKASRGVVQTLGGLWGKTVIQLASTVVLARLLSPSDFGLLAAVTAIVGVADLVRDFGLTGAIIQAKKMSETVWRSVLWLSVALGIVGTIVIGASAWLIAGIYNEQALVVLTLAVAPTLFINSLCMPLQARVQKEMKFGLMAQIDVISMLVGVVGSIIAAFLGWGVWSLVVLQGGALIYRFIALWVAARPTFGRPQISREVIPLVTTGGSIFGVQLLNYFARNVDNVLIGAQLGTGVLGQYTRAYSLFLLPLQQLNGPLGRVALPVLSSLQDQGDRYRRYVRGALLVIGYLTLPTFGVLAALAGPLVELLLGPQWATSATILSLLSIAGIAQGIGNVQGWIYISLGRVHRQLVYYVVTRPIVIGSFFVGLWWNGVEGLALLYGLTTLILLVPGFWLAIRGTFVRGSDVIVPVLRPALVVPFMFGAAWAVGAYTDLPAIIHLLVGGLASLVPLALAMAIPAYRRDMNQILAFVKQVRKPKGPATPAAPASQTTPAAEGGAA; encoded by the coding sequence ATGGAACCGCGACGAGACGACGCGCGCGTGACGGGGTCGACCCCCGCGGGCGGCTCGTCCGCCCGCCACGGCGCCACGGCGAGCGACGCCCAGATCGAGGCGGCGATCGACGACACCGCGCACACCACCGAGACGCTCGCGACCGACGCGATCGCGCAATCGCCGACGGTCGGCGACGGACCGAACCTGCCGCCGGCCCGTCCCGGCTCCGATCTCGGCCACAAGGCGAGCCGCGGCGTCGTTCAGACCCTCGGCGGCCTGTGGGGCAAGACCGTGATCCAGCTGGCCTCCACGGTCGTGCTGGCGCGGCTGCTCTCGCCGAGCGACTTCGGTCTGCTCGCGGCCGTCACGGCGATCGTCGGCGTGGCCGACCTGGTCCGCGACTTCGGCCTCACCGGCGCGATCATCCAGGCCAAGAAGATGAGCGAGACCGTCTGGCGCTCGGTGCTCTGGCTGTCGGTCGCCCTCGGCATCGTCGGCACGATCGTGATCGGCGCCTCCGCCTGGCTCATCGCCGGCATCTACAACGAGCAGGCGCTGGTCGTCCTGACGCTCGCCGTCGCCCCGACGCTCTTCATCAACAGCCTCTGCATGCCGCTCCAGGCGCGCGTGCAGAAGGAGATGAAGTTCGGCCTGATGGCGCAGATCGACGTGATCTCGATGCTCGTCGGCGTCGTCGGCTCGATCATCGCCGCCTTCCTCGGCTGGGGCGTCTGGTCGCTCGTCGTGCTGCAGGGCGGCGCGCTGATCTACCGGTTCATCGCGCTCTGGGTCGCGGCCCGGCCGACCTTCGGCCGCCCGCAGATCTCGCGCGAGGTCATCCCGCTGGTCACCACCGGCGGCAGCATCTTCGGCGTCCAGCTGCTCAACTACTTCGCGCGCAACGTCGACAACGTGCTGATCGGCGCGCAGCTCGGCACGGGAGTCCTCGGCCAGTACACGCGCGCCTACTCGCTCTTCCTGCTGCCGCTGCAGCAGCTGAACGGCCCGCTCGGCCGTGTCGCGCTGCCCGTGCTGTCGTCGCTGCAGGACCAGGGCGATCGCTACCGCCGCTACGTCCGCGGCGCGCTGCTCGTCATCGGCTACCTGACCCTTCCCACGTTCGGCGTCCTCGCGGCGCTGGCCGGGCCGCTGGTCGAGCTCCTGCTCGGACCGCAGTGGGCCACGTCCGCGACGATCCTCTCGCTGCTGTCCATCGCCGGCATCGCGCAGGGCATCGGCAACGTGCAGGGCTGGATCTACATCTCGCTCGGCCGCGTGCACCGCCAGCTGGTCTACTACGTGGTCACCCGCCCGATCGTGATCGGCTCCTTCTTCGTGGGCCTGTGGTGGAACGGCGTCGAGGGCCTCGCGCTGCTCTACGGCCTCACCACGCTGATTCTGCTCGTGCCCGGCTTCTGGCTCGCGATCCGCGGCACCTTCGTGCGCGGCTCCGACGTGATCGTGCCCGTGCTGCGCCCCGCGCTCGTCGTGCCGTTCATGTTCGGCGCGGCCTGGGCCGTCGGTGCCTACACCGACCTGCCCGCGATCATCCACCTGCTCGTCGGCGGCCTCGCCTCGCTCGTGCCGCTGGCGCTCGCGATGGCGATCCCGGCCTACCGCCGCGACATGAACCAGATCCTCGCGTTCGTGAAGCAGGTGCGGAAGCCCAAGGGGCCGGCGACGCCCGCGGCGCCCGCTTCGCAGACCACCCCGGCCGCCGAGGGAGGCGCTGCATGA
- a CDS encoding glycosyltransferase, with product MSARVSVVIPAHDEGAVIARLLGALVAGDPEGRLEIVVGANGCTDDTAAVARAVDPRILVAETPRPSKIAGLNAADELATVLPRIYVDADVSVSAETLLALGDELARPGGPLAAAPEFRVDTSGASWPVRAHYAIWELSDYRTPGLVGSGIYGLSAEGRARFGAFPEIIADDRFVQQLFAPEERLTLPGRSFSVRAPRRMRNQIKRTVRIAIGNAQLAASGLVPDRHEAGGGPLSLLKRVLRRPSLWAAFPIYCYGYLRPRLEARSIIARGGVPEWNRDETTRA from the coding sequence GTGAGCGCACGCGTCAGCGTCGTCATCCCCGCGCACGACGAGGGGGCGGTGATCGCCCGGCTCCTGGGCGCCCTCGTGGCCGGGGACCCGGAGGGCCGGCTCGAGATCGTGGTCGGGGCCAACGGCTGCACCGATGACACGGCCGCGGTTGCTCGCGCCGTCGACCCGCGGATCCTCGTGGCGGAGACGCCGCGGCCGTCCAAGATCGCCGGTCTCAACGCGGCCGACGAGCTCGCCACCGTCCTCCCCAGGATCTACGTGGACGCCGACGTGTCGGTGTCGGCGGAGACGCTCCTGGCGCTCGGCGACGAGCTGGCCCGCCCCGGCGGCCCGCTCGCCGCCGCGCCGGAGTTCCGCGTCGACACGAGCGGGGCGTCCTGGCCGGTCCGGGCGCACTACGCGATCTGGGAGCTGTCCGACTACCGGACGCCCGGCCTCGTCGGCTCCGGGATCTACGGCCTCTCGGCCGAGGGGCGCGCCCGCTTCGGCGCGTTCCCCGAGATCATCGCCGACGACCGCTTCGTGCAGCAGCTCTTCGCCCCCGAGGAGCGGCTGACGCTGCCCGGCCGGTCCTTCTCCGTGAGGGCCCCGCGGCGGATGCGCAACCAGATCAAGCGCACGGTCCGCATCGCGATCGGCAACGCGCAGCTCGCGGCCTCCGGCCTCGTGCCCGACCGCCACGAGGCGGGCGGCGGGCCGCTCTCGCTGCTGAAGCGGGTCCTCCGCCGGCCGTCCCTCTGGGCGGCCTTCCCGATCTACTGCTACGGCTATCTGCGACCCCGCCTCGAGGCGCGGTCGATCATCGCTCGAGGAGGCGTACCCGAATGGAACCGCGACGAGACGACGCGCGCGTGA
- a CDS encoding O-antigen ligase family protein — MSTQTLKGTPLGVPGNDDPYAGEILVRRTFTVRAALATILLAAVAVAAVYFLNPLYAGAVLFGISFLYLTRKLVFSWTGGFVVLLTVIMFIPVRYYALPIPLGFALEPYRLAIVLMVVAAIVALMIDPTFVWRPAAFGWPLAIWVASSLLSIAANVQFISEGALGSGVLGAIINDLLMLSVFFVARLVMRNEKLIEAFLTFLVLSAVVVAFFAVVERATQQNVFTMLDKFLPLERLGVEQEAYRAGGYRSFGSSQHPIALAVMFSMMIPIALYLSKYARWPFNEINRRIVYSGAVLALLLGVVTAVSRTAIVTLGVMFLLTLILRPKVGGYLLLALFPVLGLGFVFIPKILTDMIGSFLDPDALIASQYTSAGMAGAGRLADLEPAMAIVREHPFFGTGVGSRIVVGDGKNSFILDNQWLGTLLDAGAVGIIGLAVLFLVPIVMLLRYSFKSTTTEQYGALAFAIAILLLGYTVAAYFYDAFGFFQAFMLFWVFLAVGAWTITEAPRKSTRRRLSPEEAGHVSAFTRGGSHLPGGAPAIGSHVGAHVVRKPAPIES, encoded by the coding sequence ATGAGCACGCAGACTCTGAAGGGGACCCCGCTCGGGGTCCCCGGGAACGACGACCCGTACGCCGGTGAGATCCTCGTCCGCAGGACCTTCACGGTCCGCGCGGCCCTGGCGACGATCCTGCTCGCGGCGGTGGCCGTGGCCGCCGTCTACTTCCTCAACCCGCTCTACGCGGGGGCGGTCCTCTTCGGGATCTCGTTCCTCTACCTGACCCGCAAGCTCGTCTTCAGCTGGACCGGCGGATTCGTCGTCCTGCTCACCGTGATCATGTTCATCCCGGTGCGGTACTACGCCCTGCCGATCCCGCTCGGCTTCGCGCTCGAGCCCTACCGGCTCGCGATCGTGCTGATGGTCGTCGCGGCGATCGTCGCCCTGATGATCGACCCGACCTTCGTCTGGCGCCCGGCCGCGTTCGGCTGGCCGCTGGCCATCTGGGTGGCCTCGAGCCTGCTCTCGATCGCGGCGAACGTGCAGTTCATCTCGGAGGGCGCTCTGGGCAGCGGGGTCCTCGGCGCGATCATCAACGATCTGCTGATGCTGTCGGTGTTCTTCGTGGCCCGGCTCGTGATGCGCAACGAGAAGCTGATCGAGGCCTTCCTCACCTTCCTGGTGCTGTCGGCCGTCGTCGTCGCCTTCTTCGCGGTCGTCGAGCGCGCGACGCAGCAGAACGTCTTCACGATGCTCGACAAGTTCCTGCCGCTCGAGCGCCTCGGCGTCGAGCAGGAGGCCTACCGCGCCGGCGGCTACCGCTCGTTCGGCTCGTCGCAGCACCCGATCGCCCTGGCCGTCATGTTCAGCATGATGATCCCGATCGCGCTCTACCTCTCGAAGTACGCCCGCTGGCCGTTCAACGAGATCAACCGCCGCATCGTCTACTCCGGCGCGGTCCTCGCGCTGCTGCTCGGCGTCGTCACCGCGGTGTCGCGCACCGCGATCGTGACCCTCGGCGTGATGTTCCTCCTGACGCTGATCCTGCGCCCGAAGGTCGGCGGCTATCTGCTGCTCGCCCTGTTCCCAGTGCTCGGCCTCGGCTTCGTCTTCATCCCGAAGATCCTCACGGACATGATCGGCTCGTTCCTCGACCCCGACGCGCTCATCGCCTCGCAGTACACCTCCGCGGGCATGGCCGGCGCGGGCCGCCTGGCCGACCTCGAACCGGCGATGGCGATCGTGCGCGAGCACCCGTTCTTCGGCACGGGAGTCGGCAGCCGCATCGTCGTCGGCGACGGCAAGAACTCGTTCATCCTGGACAACCAGTGGCTGGGCACGCTGCTCGACGCCGGCGCCGTGGGGATCATCGGCCTCGCCGTGCTGTTCCTGGTGCCGATCGTCATGCTGCTGCGCTACTCGTTCAAGAGCACGACGACGGAGCAGTACGGCGCCCTCGCGTTCGCGATCGCGATCCTGCTGCTCGGCTACACGGTCGCCGCGTACTTCTACGACGCCTTCGGTTTCTTCCAGGCCTTCATGCTCTTCTGGGTCTTCCTGGCCGTAGGCGCCTGGACGATCACGGAGGCACCGCGGAAGTCGACTCGCCGGCGCCTGTCGCCGGAGGAGGCGGGGCACGTCTCCGCCTTCACCCGCGGGGGATCCCACCTCCCGGGCGGGGCGCCCGCGATCGGCTCGCACGTCGGCGCTCACGTCGTCCGCAAGCCGGCTCCGATCGAGTCGTGA
- a CDS encoding glycosyltransferase family 4 protein encodes MDEEHQCSTTAAAPPDHDDSTDRDSDVRPVTTVPSAVPAGGSDDAPLSVLYSFPHGIGSPGIGWTALHQVRALVAAGHRVTVVAASVTESLGPVARVATTLTLGGVRLPHRLFGRSSSIAHHDRVAARILAEGDYDIVHGWPWGSARTFDEAARQGVPSVREAPNTHTAHAFEVVAEEYERLGITPPVGSPHTYNAVRLRREEREWAAATAILVPSASVESTFLEKGFSPRKLLRHRYGALVDTTRTVDPDPRDAPDHVFTAVFVGRIEPRKGLLYALQAWQASKAATTGRFLVYGDFTPGYRERLAGLLEQPSVELRGFTDDVAEVFANADVMVLPTIEEGSALVTSEAQAAGCVPLVSSAAGANLEDGVQGLVHEPRDVETLTAHLDLVFSDRALLARLRRAALDNRENLTWERASIDLVAAYRAAIALVQDDAAGTDSATATATARRAGQPRNDQP; translated from the coding sequence ATGGATGAAGAGCACCAGTGCTCCACCACTGCCGCAGCCCCACCCGACCACGACGACAGCACCGACCGAGACTCCGACGTCCGTCCTGTGACGACCGTCCCGTCCGCCGTGCCCGCAGGCGGCTCCGACGACGCGCCGCTGTCGGTGCTCTACTCCTTCCCGCACGGCATCGGCTCTCCCGGCATCGGCTGGACGGCGCTGCACCAGGTGCGCGCACTCGTCGCCGCCGGCCACCGCGTCACGGTCGTCGCCGCATCGGTGACCGAGTCGCTCGGCCCGGTCGCCCGCGTCGCCACGACCCTGACACTCGGCGGTGTGCGCCTGCCGCACCGCCTCTTCGGCCGCTCGAGCTCGATCGCCCACCACGACCGGGTCGCCGCACGGATCCTCGCCGAGGGCGACTACGACATCGTGCACGGCTGGCCGTGGGGCTCCGCCCGCACCTTCGACGAGGCCGCCCGCCAGGGCGTCCCCTCGGTGCGCGAGGCCCCCAACACGCACACGGCGCACGCCTTCGAGGTCGTCGCCGAGGAGTACGAGCGCCTGGGCATCACGCCGCCCGTCGGCTCCCCGCACACCTACAACGCGGTGCGCCTGCGCCGCGAGGAGCGCGAGTGGGCCGCAGCGACCGCGATCCTGGTCCCCTCGGCGTCCGTCGAGAGCACCTTCCTCGAGAAGGGCTTCTCGCCGCGGAAGCTGCTCCGCCACCGCTACGGCGCCCTGGTCGACACCACCCGCACCGTCGATCCCGACCCGCGGGACGCTCCCGACCACGTCTTCACCGCCGTCTTCGTCGGCCGGATCGAGCCGCGCAAGGGGCTGCTCTACGCCCTGCAGGCCTGGCAGGCCTCGAAGGCCGCCACGACCGGCCGCTTCCTGGTCTACGGCGACTTCACGCCCGGCTACCGCGAGCGACTCGCCGGACTGCTCGAGCAGCCGAGCGTCGAGCTCCGCGGCTTCACCGACGACGTCGCCGAGGTGTTCGCGAACGCCGACGTGATGGTCCTGCCGACCATCGAGGAGGGCAGCGCTCTGGTCACGTCGGAGGCGCAGGCCGCCGGCTGCGTGCCGCTGGTCTCCTCCGCCGCCGGGGCGAATCTCGAGGACGGCGTGCAGGGGCTCGTGCACGAGCCGCGCGACGTCGAGACGCTCACCGCGCACCTCGACCTGGTCTTCTCGGACCGCGCGCTGCTCGCGCGCCTGCGCCGCGCCGCCCTCGACAACCGCGAGAACCTGACCTGGGAGCGCGCGAGCATCGACCTCGTCGCTGCCTACCGCGCCGCGATCGCCCTCGTGCAGGACGACGCGGCGGGGACCGACTCCGCCACCGCCACCGCCACCGCCCGTCGAGCGGGCCAGCCGAGGAACGACCAGCCGTGA
- a CDS encoding glycosyltransferase family A protein, which yields MNAPVPSPAALRLRDVSIILCTRERPDMLRGALAAIAAGTDPEVEVIVVDSASTDSRTREVALQAGTRYVRTDTKGLSIARNLGLDSSDRPIVVYTDDDCSPTPGWIEALLRAFEDEQITVATGRMLDHELVATDVPPTERIVYRSAVRGLDAGHGAVMAFRRDVLQTLGGFDDTLGAGRYLAGAEDLDIFCRALAAGGTAVFVPDSVVLHVNTRNPVAYRRLMRGYGLGLGALVGKWWRLSPKVGARLTATLAVRSGRRLARSAKNRGRGARDELAMVEGILRGYLRSRHLRLSGSTFVDEHPPTPIRLPAVPRPADSPS from the coding sequence GTGAACGCCCCCGTCCCCAGTCCTGCAGCGCTCCGCCTCCGCGACGTCTCGATCATCCTCTGCACCCGGGAGCGGCCCGACATGCTGCGCGGCGCGCTCGCGGCGATCGCGGCCGGCACCGACCCCGAGGTCGAGGTGATCGTCGTCGACTCCGCCTCGACCGACTCCCGCACCCGCGAGGTCGCGCTCCAGGCGGGCACGCGCTACGTGCGCACCGACACCAAGGGCCTCTCGATCGCGCGGAATCTCGGGCTCGACTCGAGCGATCGGCCGATCGTGGTCTACACGGACGACGACTGCTCGCCGACGCCCGGCTGGATCGAGGCGCTGCTCCGCGCCTTCGAGGACGAGCAGATCACCGTGGCGACCGGCCGGATGCTCGACCACGAGCTCGTCGCCACCGACGTGCCGCCGACCGAGCGCATCGTCTACCGCTCGGCCGTGCGCGGCCTCGACGCCGGCCACGGCGCCGTGATGGCGTTCCGCCGCGACGTCCTGCAGACCCTCGGCGGCTTCGACGACACCCTGGGCGCCGGCCGCTACCTCGCCGGCGCCGAGGACCTCGACATCTTCTGCCGCGCTCTCGCGGCGGGCGGCACCGCCGTCTTCGTGCCCGACAGCGTCGTGCTGCACGTCAACACCCGCAATCCCGTCGCGTACCGACGCCTGATGCGCGGCTACGGCCTCGGCCTCGGCGCACTGGTGGGCAAGTGGTGGCGCCTCTCGCCGAAGGTCGGCGCCCGGCTGACGGCGACCCTCGCGGTGCGCAGCGGCCGCCGGCTGGCGCGCTCGGCGAAGAACCGCGGCCGCGGGGCGCGCGACGAGCTGGCGATGGTCGAGGGCATCCTGCGCGGCTACCTGCGCTCGCGCCACCTCCGCCTCTCCGGCTCGACCTTCGTCGACGAGCACCCGCCGACCCCCATCCGGCTGCCCGCCGTCCCGCGGCCCGCCGACTCCCCGAGCTGA